The following coding sequences are from one Nicotiana tomentosiformis chromosome 3, ASM39032v3, whole genome shotgun sequence window:
- the LOC104100278 gene encoding anaerobic nitrite reductase HB2 encodes MGFTEKQEALVKDSWEIMKQNIPQLSLRFFSLILEIAPAAKNMFSFLKDSDEIPHNNPKLKAHAVKVFKMTCESAVQLREKGEVVVGETTLKYLGSVHLQKGVIDPHFEVVKEALLRTVKEAMGEKWSEDTKEAWGEAYDQLAAAIKAEMHSEAAAA; translated from the exons atggggttcacAGAGAAACAAGAAGCTTTGGTGAAGGATTCTTGGGAAATCATGAAGCAAAATATTCCTCAACTCAGTCTTCGTTTCTTCTCCTT GATCCTGGAGATAGCACCAGCAGCAAAGAACATGTTCTCATTCTTGAAGGATTCGGACGAAATTCCTCACAATAATCCTAAACTTAAAGCCCACGCTGTTAAAGTTTTCAAGATG ACATGTGAATCGGCCGTTCAGCTGCGGGAGAAGGGTGAAGTGGTGGTTGGTGAGACTACGCTCAAGTACTTGGGATCCGTCCATCTCCAAAAGGGAGTTATTGACCCTCATTTTGAG GTAGTAAAAGAAGCATTGTTGAGAACAGTGAAAGAAGCAATGGGAGAGAAATGGAGCGAAGACACGAAAGAAGCATGGGGTGAAGCCTACGACCAATTGGCTGCTGCCATTAAAGCTGAGATGCACTCTGAGGCTGCTGCAGCCTAG